The nucleotide sequence CATTCTCCTCAAAGCTTAAGTTGCAAGGTAGAGGCTTATAACTGATATTATATCTCGAATGGAGTTCATAATAAGGTGAATGATAAATTTAAAATGGCCACTTAAAtgagtaaatataaaaatattgaaaTAACTAGTCGGTATAGAGTAAGAAAATTAGTTACTTAAAGGGGCAGAATGCCACATCTTCAACAGTTTCATCATGTCCACAGTAGATACCCCGTGGTCCAACAGATGGGCCATCAGCAGATTTATCATTGCCTTCCCCAGATTTGGTGTTCTGTTTGTTAATTGACCCGCCAGATTTGGAGTCTGCAGCAGATGTTATATGGTCTTCAATGCTCCAGAATACCACCGATTTGTCTTTTCCTACAATGTATGCCACATCTTTTAGATAGAGAATAACCACATCAATAAAAGAGCAGGAATTTAGAGATTCAATTGCTTAATGAATGTCTATAAAGTACTCCAACCTCCAGAAAGCACATATGGCCCAGTTGGGCACATTGCAAGAGCAAACTCCGCATTGTCTTGGTGTCCAGTCAATATCtgcaagaacaaaaggtctataTGAAAAAAAATCATGAAACAGCATTCATATCAAACAGCAATAACAAGGAGAAAAAATGTATAAATAAATAATGTGACATCAGGAGCTTCTTAAAGAATGGATGATTTAAGAGGACAAAATATGTACTTGCATAATTCAAAGTGTAGATGTCAATTCACTATTATCCGTTCCAACTTATGGTGCACATGGGGTCTGCTCTGACCACAATTGCTATCCCACTTTTCTGTCTAATAGGAAATAGCAACAAGTCTCAAGTATAAAATGGAGGAATTGGACATTTTATTCCACAATGCAACCAAAGAAAACAATGGATAATCTAGCACCAAATTAGTGACAAATTCTCAATTATAAGGCTTGAACATAGTTTTACTTTTACACATGTATGAAAATGTGTCTGCCTCGTTCTATTTCATTGTACAAAATATATTGAGTTTCTAAAGATAAAATAATGTTACAAAAGACTAACACTCAGTCACTCGGCCATACCAAATCTGGACGAGAGTTTGTGGCTCCAAGGACAGCATGACGATTAGGCTGAGCTTCAACATCCCAGATCAGAACCTGAATTTTGCGGGTGATAAGATAAAGAAATCACAAAACGAAGAAtgaaaaatcaaataatacaatggTAAACTAGTTAAAAAAGTATCCACAAAAGTAAAAGATGGAGTTCTTACATTAGGGCTATCTGTATGAGTAGCAACAATATTAGAATGTTGCGGCATCTCCCTAATTCTATTCACCTGCAAATTCGTCCTCAAAGGCTCAAAATCAGGTCAACAAACAGCAAGACCTTGATGTTGATAAAAtgaaatcaaatccaacatggaTTACTAATAAGCCATGTACAAAttacaaaaaacaaaataaaagaaaacaaagatgCATGAAAGGAAGTGTAAATTTAGTTTGAATACGTACCTCTCCAGGATGAATGATGGTCTTGTACTTCTTGACAAATGGGGAGCGAGCCTCCTCATTAAACTGAAAAGAAAGAAAGCCATAGCAGCTTAATAGAGACTCAAAGTTTGAAACATGGAAGCAAAAAGGACAAACGTGGCATAAGAACAAGAAGGGACCTGTGAAATGTGGTCTGCAGCTGCAACCCTAGGCTTGACAACATCGCAAGTTGCAATGACCAGAGTATTGGGAACACTACCATCCGTCTAGCACCAACAACAAAACGTACTTAGTTGAAAATGAAACACAAGAATAGCCACCCTCACACTAAATACAATGGAATAATTAACAACTCGTAGATGGCAAAATCAAatgtaattaaacaaaaattacaagtatgaaaataataataaaaatagatggCTTGCCTGCTCAGAAAGGTAGAGACGCTGGCGATTCTTGTGATGAGATTGCTCCAGCTGAGGGCCCCACCTGAAAGAAGAAAAATGTGAGAGAGAGTGTATGAAACGAAGAAGCAAAACCCtagcgagagagagagaaagagagagaaccgGCAAGAGAGGGAGGGCCAGAGGAGGTTGTGGTTGGAGAGCCAGTCGTAGAGGACGGGGACAACGGCCTTCCATCTGTTGTACTTGTCTTCAGCATTTGCATTGACGTGCTgctgatgttgatgttgatggtGTTGTTGCTGTGATCTCTTGCTTTCCTTGGGGGTCTTCACCTGTTGCTGTTGCCCTTCCTCGTTCTTCGGCTTCGGTTTCCTTCCGCGCTTCTTCTTCACCACCACTTCTTCACCACCACTCTCCATCTTCTTCCAGCTGCTTCCTCTCCTCACTCACTCTCCCCTCACCCTAAACCCCgccctttttttttctatttctcacTCGGCGCCCCCACTTTCCCCCGTTTTGCCTACGTGGACTCAACATTTCACCAGTCATACTGTTCGCATTCATTGCTGTCATAAAAACATTTCTTAATCACTTCTTTTTACATCTAAGGAggttaaaattttaatatgatcaaaataagttattaaattaatttattagaaTTATTTTAGTTCAATCTCCTCTAGCGATGACGGAGTGCAAAATTAGTTActcttaaattaaaaataataaaactcatatatgataaaaattataaatttaaagataattaaatctttattttttttattttattaatctcCTCACTTtagaaaattcaaattcaaattagtCATCGCTggaggatgaaagatgtcaagaacACTAAGTTTATTCAAATTAAGATGGAAGGGTTGAGGAGACAAAGGCTTGGTGAAGATGTCAGCTAGTTGCCCAGAAGAGGAAATTGGGAGAAGTTTCATCACTCCAGCTTGAGCTTTTTGTCGAACCAAGTGACAATCAACCTCTAAATGTTTGGTCCGTTCATGAAAAACCGGGTTAGCAGCAATATGAAGAGCACTctgattatcacaatataaaactggtgggcgaataggagagatgcgtaaaaattgtaacacatttattatccattgaagttcacaagTTGTGTTGGCAAATGCACGATATTCTGCTTCCGTAGATGAGCGGGCAACGGTAGTTTGTTTCTTGGTCTTCCAAGAGACTAAAGAACTGCCTAAGAAGAAACAATAACCTGTTAAAGATCGCCGAGTGTCAGGACATCCGACCCAATCAGAGTCACTGAAGCCGAGAAGCTGAATTTCTGATTCCCTTGGAAAGAAAAGTCCTTTGCCGGGACTAGTTTTCAGATATCGTAACACATGCTTGGCAGCTTGAAAATGAGATTCAGTAGGAGATGCCATGAACTGACTTAATGTCTGGAATTGGACATTTTTTGTGACTAAGGGCAAGatcttttcataaaaaattacgtttctagaaatctcaattcttttatcTTCTAAAACATAAACAATATACCCTTTAAAACCAGATTGAAAGCCAATAAATACAGTCTTTTTGGCTAttggatcaaattttgatctatttgccatttgggtagaaacaaaacataagcatCCAAAAACTTTAATGTCATGATAATTTGGTGGAAGATTGAGTAAAATCTCAAatggtgttttaaaattaattgcggatgatggaactctattaagtaaataaacagcatgtctaacagcataagaccaaaaagatgatggtaaattagattgaaacataagagcacgagctatattcaaaatatgttgatgcttgcgttctacccttccattttgttgaggagtttcaacacaactacgttgatgaataatgccctttaaagcataaaaatcaggtaaaataaattctggtccattatcagaacgaatagttttgactttggagttgaattgtgtttcaattaaagtaataaaattttttatttgattctgtacttctccttttgattttaataaaGTAACCCATGTAAAGCggctaaaatcatcaacaatagtaaaaaaatatttatgattataaatAGAATTTTGTCGAAACGGACTCCAAATATCAAAatgtaataaatcaaaacttgcattggttttgttaaaactttgagaaaatgaaagtttcttttgtttagaaaGATGACAAATGTCACAAGCCTCGTCATGATGCATAGAGATAAAAGGAAATTGTTTATGTAAATGATTAAGTCTTTGCCCAGAAAGGTGTCCTAAACGAAAATGCCATATATTAAATAAACCAAGACAAATTTGATGCAATGTGATCTGTGGCACCAGAATCAATGATCCAAGTATTCAAGAATGAATCTCGATTTGAAGAAAGTAGAAAAGATATTGAAAGAACAAAGATAATGAGTAGTTGGACTTGGCAGAAGTTCAAGTTGGTTTGAAGGACGAGCTTCTTCATTGAAAGGAAGTGCCATGAAAGAAAAGTGTTGGGCTGACGAAAGGTCCAAAAGAGACTCCGGATGAAGTTGCTGGTGTGCCCTTTCTCCTTGATTCATGGATGTCAGCAGAGCTCAAgaggagctctgataccataataaaattgtgaaagaatagaaaaataaaagaattatgaaagaaaaagatgaagaaattttattgattgttgattgaatgaattgtaaactataaaggtaaaactaagtatatatagagtattggcctatctgaatttgtgggccgtgagacgtctttattgttgttatgggctaaggtggaagagtggtttaatagTCATCacctcatttttattttcttaagatATTTGGTTGTTACAATATATGTTATAAtacaaaatttaactaaaaatGTATAATACAAtacatttaaataaaataaatatataatgactaattttGATAGGATGATTTTGACatgtacaaaaatattttttaaaaacacaCTAATGAAAGTATCACTACAATAAAGTTTAGCACTACTTATCCTTTTTATTAAGATTGTACTAACAAAATTCTTAAAGATACTCTTTAAGAACAAAAATGTAATAATATTAAGAATATTCATAGATTAGATTATATTTGTAAATTTATGATATTTATCTGTATCTAATTTATAATTTACAAATATACCttgtttttaattaataaaaaaagttgTTCAGAATGCGTAGACAACAGGGGTACATTTTCTGTTTCCTTATGGTATGGTCCCCGAGTTATGATTTATGACAAGTTCTCTATTATCAGCTACGATATTCAATGGCTGGATGGCACATTTAAACTTTCCCCAATAAAGGTCAGGCTTGAAAACTATATCACCAATTCATAACCTTGTTGAGCATTACAGACAACCAACACCGTCATTGATAGATTAAGAACATAACTCAGATATTAAACTAAAATGTCCGGGGGTAAATTTTCATATAAAGCTATCTGCTTAACAAAACTTTTGCTCATAATCAGACATAAACGCCGCAAGCAATTAGGAGGAACAAGGATCCAAAACCCTGCCAGAGATAGACACAAAGGCGTAAATTTACTATTTCATAACAGTTTCATGTTAGTTACTTAGCGAATACATGAAATACAACCATAACATACCAAGAAAACTGATGCCACTGCCCCGGTTGTTAGCTCCTGAGCAAGGGAACGGGTCTTCCGGGAAGTTGTTGCTTCGTAACTGCATATAATAGGagtattttttttcaaatgaaTATAGAGAATAGAAGTGAAATGATAAGATATCACCTGAACATTTGTATATAGGTTATGAAAAATCCAGCTAACTGGAGTTCTTCATATCATGAATACTTCAATGATTACTGATATGGAACATGGGAGAATTACATCACAAAAGTTAGTTATTGCGATGACTTATAGAGATCCCATACATCTTATGCTAGACCCAAGTTTAATACTTTGCAATTGGATCCTAACATTTCACTACACACTCCCCAACTTAGTGCCCATGCGGGAGTGGCTGTGCACTAGCCCCTTTGAGTAGTTCTGAGAAAACATTGTGACGGTGGCATCATCACCCATATCACTCCTCTTCAGCAGAGAGACAAAGTGGAATACTTTGATACCAACTGAACAGAACCTTGGGAGAACCATTCAACCACGTCACAGAAGGTAGAAGCTAATTTTAAGCATCCTTATCATTAAAGTGCATGGTAAAGCGGTAAAGACATCCTTATCAATGTGGTGTCACTTAACGTACCAGCAAATTTTAAACGCAATTAGTAACGGAAAGACTAATGTGACTAACTACAAATATTTGAatgacgaatttgattaaaaaatttttcgaTGACCAATTTAGAGTACGAGTAATCTTTTAGGGACGAATTTGATCTTTACTCTATAAATTACATTGTTTGCTAAACAGATAGCTCATTGGAGACTCTTACTCATTTTGTATCCATCGACATGGAAAATCTGCATCCAACACACCTATGACACATATTTCATTCACATGTTCCCATCTGGACCTCTAAATGCAATTAACTACAGGAAAGGAAGGAATAAGAAAATTCGCCACTGCAAAGTGTAGACAACTCATCCCCACTTCACAATTGAAGTTTCCACTTGCATATACCATTGCACCAGGAAATGATCATATTTTACAATAACCTCCAAACCTACTTTTCAGTTGACCCTAGTAGGCCTCTATCACCATATTTTTAACCTTGCACCAAACTAAATCCAGTACTAATAGTATCTCACCTTCACTAATATAACTCAGTCCAATTAGTTGTAGCTATAAGACCGCTAATCCTAATTTTCCTACGGTCGGTGAATAAATTCACTCCAGTACTTCGAGAATCGGCAGGCTAATTCGCTTGACTAAGTAAAAATCAAATCTACTCATACAACCACTAAATAAAATGCAGATCATGAACGAAATTCGGAAGATGAGAAGGAACTCACATGAAGAAAGATGCAGTTAAGACGAGACCAATGGCGAGAGTAAGAACGGAGAGGGTCGGGTACAATGAATCTGGGACAGGACTCG is from Arachis ipaensis cultivar K30076 chromosome B01, Araip1.1, whole genome shotgun sequence and encodes:
- the LOC107643056 gene encoding WD-40 repeat-containing protein MSI4 isoform X1; the encoded protein is MESGGEEVVVKKKRGRKPKPKNEEGQQQQVKTPKESKRSQQQHHQHQHQQHVNANAEDKYNRWKAVVPVLYDWLSNHNLLWPSLSCRWGPQLEQSHHKNRQRLYLSEQTDGSVPNTLVIATCDVVKPRVAAADHISQFNEEARSPFVKKYKTIIHPGEVNRIREMPQHSNIVATHTDSPNVLIWDVEAQPNRHAVLGATNSRPDLILTGHQDNAEFALAMCPTGPYVLSGGKDKSVVFWSIEDHITSAADSKSGGSINKQNTKSGEGNDKSADGPSVGPRGIYCGHDETVEDVAFCPFNAQEFCSVGDDSCLILWDARAGSGPAVKVEKAHDADLHCVDWNFHDVNLILTGSADNSVRMFDRRKLTSNGVGSAVHKFEGHSAAVLSVQWSPDKSSIFGSSAEDGLLNIWDYEKVGKTTERSGTTASSPAGLFFQHAGHRDKVVDFHWNSYDPWTMVSVSDDCDSNGGGGTLQIWRMSDLIYRPEEEVLSELEKFKSHVLTCAAAK
- the LOC107643078 gene encoding transmembrane protein 258; its protein translation is MAPKAITSPVPDSLYPTLSVLTLAIGLVLTASFFIYEATTSRKTRSLAQELTTGAVASVFLGFGSLFLLIACGVYV
- the LOC107643056 gene encoding WD-40 repeat-containing protein MSI4 isoform X2 yields the protein MESGGEEVVVKKKRGRKPKPKNEEGQQQQVKTPKESKRSQQQHHQHQHQQHVNANAEDKYNRWKAVVPVLYDWLSNHNLLWPSLSCRWGPQLEQSHHKNRQRLYLSEQTDGSVPNTLVIATCDVVKPRVAAADHISQFNEEARSPFVKKYKTIIHPGEVNRIREMPQHSNIVATHTDSPNVLIWDVEAQPNRHAVLGATNSRPDLILTGHQDNAEFALAMCPTGPYVLSGGKDKSVVFWSIEDHITSAADSKSGGSINKQNTKSGEGNDKSADGPSVGPRGIYCGHDETVEDVAFCPFNAQEFCSVGDDSCLILWDARAGSGPAVKVEKAHDADLHCVDWNFHDVNLILTGSADNSVRMFDRRKLTSNGVGSAVHKFEGHSAAVLSVQWSPDKSSIFGSSAEDGLLNIWDYEKVGKTTERSGTTASSPAETKLLISTGTHMIHGLWLVCLMTVIVMVVGEHCRYGA